AATCAGAACTGTGGACTTGCGTTTGGATTTGAAAGTCATCTGAGTAATACGACTACACAGACAGCCATAGCAGAGCACGAGGATGGAGAATGGAAGTATGTAGCCCATAAATGTCtctaacagcacacacaccaactccTGGGTTGTAGAAGTGTATTCCCGATACAGACAGTGCTCCTCACCAGACTCCTTCCCGACAACCTGAGTTGGGATGACAGGTATGCTGAACAAGAATGCTGCAGTCCACAGAGCCAGCAgaactttatttaaagcttttttcctcttccagcCAGCTGAGACAAAGGGATAGCGCACAGCCACAAAGCGCTCAACGCTCATGAGGGTTATGAAGAATACGCTGCTATACATACAGGCATTGATCACGTATACCATTGCCTTGCAGGAGACCTCTCCAAATACCCAAGACTGGGCCAGGGAGTAGATCCATAGAGGCAGGGTGATGAggaccagcaggtcagcagcAGCCAGGTGCAGGATTAGCATTACAGTGTGGGAGCGCTGCTTGACGTGTCTCAGGATAGTCCATATCACCAGCAGGTTCCCCGGAGCTCCTATCAGGAAGGACAGACCCAGAATCACACAAGCAACTGCTGTCCCACCTTCAAACTCTTCAGGAGCCATTTCCTCTGGAGAAGGCAGCTTGGTTGACTGGTTCATGCTGCAAGTTTATGTGCTGACAGTGATGTCtgcatgtaaagaaaaaaaactaagtgCTGTTTAAGCAAGTCTTCACTTCCCTTTATGAACAGACTGCACAGGAAAGGAGTTTCTTCACAGGGTTCTTAGAGACAAAAACGAGGTGATTCATGCAGGCATCATAGattcaaaacaaatatgtgGTCAAAGTGGTTTAGAAATGAatgtcagttgtttttaatAGCATACATCAGCAGAGAGTAAATGTGGGAGCAACTCTATGCACACAATAATAATAGCCAAGGTAACATAATGAGCATCTGCATAAAGATAAAGTTTGTGAAACTACCATGATACACAGAAAATTACAACCAAAtggagaacaacaacaaaatttgTGAAATTCTTTCAAttaaacaaaaccttttttgtCATTCAGGTACTCATAACACTTTTTCAAACGGGTCTTAAAAAGGTGTTGTTCTGTAGCTAAATATATTCCAAAGCTTTTAACTATATAGCAGCTAATTATCTTTAAAATTGAGAAACACATAAAGATTGTGATCACGTGCTTGCCTGCAACAACACCCAAGGGTAAACATGAAACAAGGACAGGAAggtatagttttttttttaacataaatcACAACACATTACCTTTGTCACCACTTATTAAATGTAACAAATGGACTTTCAAAACCTTAGATCACATATAGACCTTCATGTTCCCTTAATTAACAGCAGGAGACAAGTGTCACATTTTCCCTTCATCACAGTTTCAGAGATTCATTCTTTTTCACACAGAGTCAGACATCAGCTCTATGTGTGTATTTGCTGCCCTCTGGTCAGTCTGCTGCTGTACTA
The Scatophagus argus isolate fScaArg1 chromosome 1, fScaArg1.pri, whole genome shotgun sequence DNA segment above includes these coding regions:
- the si:dkey-148a17.6 gene encoding leukotriene B4 receptor 1 yields the protein MNQSTKLPSPEEMAPEEFEGGTAVACVILGLSFLIGAPGNLLVIWTILRHVKQRSHTVMLILHLAAADLLVLITLPLWIYSLAQSWVFGEVSCKAMVYVINACMYSSVFFITLMSVERFVAVRYPFVSAGWKRKKALNKVLLALWTAAFLFSIPVIPTQVVGKESGEEHCLYREYTSTTQELVCVLLETFMGYILPFSILVLCYGCLCSRITQMTFKSKRKSTVLIASVVVVFAICWTPHHIGNVLSLIILATQDSYPGTAEKLESVRSTTTFIAGAMVFISSTANPILYMFAARSFRSSLRDTGMQKLFRHISSTSPGEGNREVSFVSKRHSNQTHSSQCVSESKEQMDILIKMCETNPS